The sequence cagccctTTGGTCTCAGTAGGTACAAGATAGCAAGTCATAAGGCTACCTGGCAACCAGATGGTTGTGTGTTGTTGTCACCTTGTTTTTTTTCAGATTAAGGGCTCAGGATGGTACAGACAGGGATTCCCATCTTGAAGAGGAAGTGAGGGAGCTGATGGGCCATAATGACTTTGAGGCCTGGGAGAATGGGCTCCAGGCCCCCTTATTGGTGGTTGAGCTGTCTGTTTGCTGAGGACCTGCTAGGCCCACTGGCATCAGAGCTACCTTCTTGAGTCTGTCCTTCCTTTCTGGAACATTCTGTGTCTTTCTCTCCAATCCTCCTGCAGTTAGACCCAAGTGGTCTTCTCCACATGCCATGTTCAGTATTTACTACTATTCTCAGGAGGCCTGGACTCCCAATCTGCTGAGTATGCTAGTGGGCTGAGGGACCAAAGGAGTGGGCTGCAGGCCCAGTGGAACATGTGCAGAGTCAGGGAAGCAGCTTAAAGCAAAGGGAGAACGATGGTGGGGACAAACCCACCTGCACGGACCACACCAATCCGTCTGCTGGTTGAGGCCAAAGCGAGCACGGCATTTCTTAGGCGAGCCAGGGTCTGCTCACAGCCATGCCAGAGgggcagagcagggcagagggcGAGCAGGCAGCAGGGCAGAGCAGGGCCCAGAAAGAAGAGGTAACATCAGTATTAGCCAGTTATAGACACCCTACAGCCCCCGTAGGCAGAGTGGGCCTCTCCATGGCACAGCCAGCCCCAGTGGGAGCCCAGAGCCAAGGTATCAGGAAAGGTGGGCACCCAGCTATGCAGTAGAGGCAGTGGGAAGAATGGGAGGGAGGGAGTCCTGTCAGTCTAGCTCATCTCTGTGGCTTGTGGGGCCCTTGCAGCATGGAGGCTGCAGAGGGGCCCAAGGAAGACCAGGGAGATCCAGCCTCTTCTGCCCTAGGGccacccacctcctccccaaCTCCCTACCCATTTTATccagtttttcttcattcttgacCTACATTCCTTCAAGGGATAAGGCTGAAGGCTATACCTTATGCCTGTTCTACACACTTGCAGATGGAAGGAAGGGCCCATTCTTTGCCTTGGAAAAAGGGCTAGGAACTCTGCCCTGCTCTGTCCCAGTCCTAGCCTCCAGCTTCCCTGTGTGGGGACAGCACGGCTGCGGTGGTCAGGGATGTGGAGTCTAAGTTACCAGAGGGGCAGGAATTCACCCACAGGAAGGAGGCCTGCAGCAGGGTGTGGGCTTCTCTACATAGAGCACTTTGCACTGCCATGAAAAATGTTGAAGTGGGGGGTGATAAATTGCCAGGCTCTAGCCAGTAGGCTGTGTGACTACTGGGCCTAGTCATGGGGCCTagctcagcctctcccagtcTCAGCAGAACTAGCCAGGACATTGTTTGGGCTAAGCATCAAACCATACACTCAGTTCTTTGCTAGTTTCTCTGGTGAGTGGAGCTAGCAAAGGTAGTGGGTGCAAGGCAGAGGAACACACCATCTACCCCAATTCTACCCAGCAGAAGCCAGGTCTGCTGGGTTTCCCAGGGACTTAGTATAATATAGCTGTTTCTTGCATGGGAATTTGACTTGTGAGATGCAGGCCTTATTTTCACAGGCCCCAGGCCCTGAAGGCTCCTGGCTGGGTACCGTGTTCCTCCCTTTGGGTCAGAGGAGGGCTGCTGTTGAAATGGGGACATGGAGAGGAGCCTCCACTACTGCTGAGGGAAGGTCTCACCTGTGGTGGATTCTTGGTGCTTTTCCCTCGACcgcctcttcttcttcccctgcAGAGAACAAAAGGAGGGATGCTAGATCTGGGAGGCAGACACTGGGATACCCACAGCCTGCTGCCTAGCTTGGGTACCCCTGGGATTCTGGGCGTACAGGCCCCTCCTACCTTGGGGATGCTGGTGTTTCTTGATTGCTGTTCTTGCTAGGCTGCTATGGAGTGCATTTAGAAGCTCTTCCCTCACCCCAATTTGGTCTCCAATTTGAATGGAAGAAGGTGACTTCCAGACCCCTTTCTCCCCTTCTGCCCATGTGGCCCAATCAAATGTTGGATAACAGCCCATGTGTGAGCATATTCTGGAGTGGAGAATAGGATGTGGGCTTGTCCTCTTCTGAGGCAGCCGTGGGAGGCCTTGGACCCTCTGTGCCCTTCCTCATCGGTGCCTTCAGGACAGTAGTTCTGCGTTCCTTGCTGAGATTGTGGCCTGGGGCATGGTATCTCGAAGGGTCCCCTGCCCACCCCTGCTGTGTGTCACTAGGCACTCACGTAGTTGTCCCGCGCTGACCAGCCTGGGTATAGCTGCATGTGCAGCTGCCTCTCCTTGCGGGCCAGCTCATAGTACTTGGCCTGCTCTTCTCGCGACAGCGCATGCCACTGCAACAGGGAAGGGGGGCAGGTGGGGTGCATCAGGGAGTCAGCAGGCTGCACCAGGCTGAAGATGGTCAGGGAGCATCCCTGCCAGCCCACCTGCCCATGGTCTCACCCTGCGGCCCAGGATCTGGTTGATGGCAGCGCTCTCCTTAAGTGTGCACTCTGCGATGACCTTGGCTCTCATCTCCTTCATGTACAGCATGAAGGCATTGAGGGGCTTCTTGATGGTTGGCTTCTTGGCCTCCTTCTCTGCCTTGGACTCTGCTTGTGTCTTCCTGAGGGGCACAAATCCAGATTGTTCAAGAGCCCCCCGAGTGCCCACCTAATGGCAGCCTCCTCCTCTAGTGTGGGCCTAGAGTGTGTGTAAGTGTATGATACCAGAGTTTTCTAACTGGAATCTTTTCTAGCTGCCCCCAAGTGGGTGAGCAGACAGCTAAGTAACTGTTCCTTGTAGGAATACTACAGCCAAGTGGGAAAAGCATGTGTTAAGGACTTCTGAGCCCCTCCTCTGTTGGCTCAGAAAAATCTTTGTTCCCCATCCCACCCACCCCCTCCTACTTCTGAGGATCAAAAACACATAGCCAGAGGCACAAAACAGCTTAGCCAGGGACCTCGTTGTGGCAGTCctcaggcctggtgggaggcctGTGTATCCTGACTGACACACTCCCTGCCATCATTGTCTTTTCACTCACAGGTTGCGGTCGAAGGGCTGCAGCTCCTGCTTCCCTGAGGGGGGCACGATGGCCGAGTGGGGGATGGCTGCTGGGTGACCAGGTACACCAGAACCTAGCATCAAGGATGGGTGGGTGAACCTGGAGGCAGGAAGAAAGTTAACACTGAGCCAAGAATTATGGGCCAGACCTTTGGACATACACGGAGGCCCCTGCATAGTACATGACTTGAAGACACAGGTGAACAGATATTCTGTCCTACTGGCCTAGACATAAGTACACAGAGATAAATACAAATACCTGCTCCCAGCACACTACACAGACACACTGCAAAAATCTACATAGATTGCCATTCAGGTGGTTACTACATAGGTCCCAAGTAGCTTTTGAATCTGTCCCGTTTTCACGTCCTTCCCCTACCAACCCAGCCTCAGGAGCCTGTGGGCTGCCCTGTGAGGCCTCATCCCTCTCCTGCTTGAcccttccaggcctctctccacaCAACAGCCAGAGTGACCATGAAAAACACCTGAATGTTCCTGGCCTGCTCCGGCTGAAATTCCCCCAGCGTCCAAAGAATAGAATCCAGGCTGCTCCCAAGGGCCTGCACACCCCTGCATGAGCATCCTGCTGCTGTTGCTAgccccttctcttcccctctgcTTCCTGTCCCTCTCCATTCCCCGTCAGCCCCAGTTATGGCTGTTCCCTTGTTTTCCTCTCGCAAAAGATTACTCTTTCCACGAAGCTCTGCCTGACCCATCAGGCCTGGTGAGGTCTCCTTGGGGCTTCCCCATCACTCATCTGGCCCATTAAGCTGCTGGTGCCATGTCTGCACTTGCTATACTGGGCTGTGAGCTCCAGTGGGCAGGAAATGTCTGTGGAATCCCCTGCCATTGCATATTTGGCACTGAGTCTGTCACTGAGGGAGTGACCTAAGTGAAGGGATCCATGTACACACACCTCCCATTTAactttcttgctgttctgtggaGACCATTCTGCCCCTTACTGCTTGCACAGGTGTTATCCCTGAGCCAGCAGCCCCTAAGGGTCAGAGGTTGGGGACTTATGTAAAAGGTGCTGTCTCAGCTTGGGCAAACCTCAGGGGGTGCCCAGGAGAGTCCTACTAAGTAGGGATGAAGAACAGAGGTGAGTGCACACACATCTGCACACGGGCTGAGCCACATATGCATGTACTGTCCTGGCCTCTGTTGTGCTCTGCTGCACggtgtggcccaggctgaggcCTCTTGGCACTTGTACTAGCTTCATTCTCAGGCACAGGACAGCAGGGGGCTGCAAAATGACAGACGGACAGATGGACAAACGACTAACACAGGGCAAGCACTGGCCCGGGCATGGCCTTGTGTGggcactgaagcctgggcaacaggaagcAGGAGCCTAGCTGCAGTGTAGGGGACTCACCTGGGGTAGGGGGCGCCAGGGGCTGCagtgggggcagggaagtgctgtcTATATCCGCAGGAAGGGGACAGGGGGTAGAGAGGAGGGCTGGGCCTGTGGTTGGGAGAGACAGCTGTTAGCAGTCTGGCTGCTGGCCAGACACGAGGAAAGACTTCCCTACCTTGCTAGGCAGGCCTTGACCCATCCTGAGACAGATGGGCCTCTGCTGGAATTTCAAGCATCTGCCACCAGAGGGCAGCTTGTGCTGTTTCCCTCTATAAACTTGTATGGGTGCTTGAGGGATGGAAATGGTATCCTCCTCCTGGGACCCAGCTTAGCAGGCCCCTGGGCCCCTCCAGCCTGCTTCTGTTTCTTTGACGGTATAGGGCTGATATCTGTCCTGGGGCCATTGCAGCCACTGTTAACACTGGATTGTTTTGCACCACTTTGCCTGCTTCAACTCCTGGTCATCCTTCAGGTCTTCCTTGGCTAAGTGACCCTTTCTCCTCAAATCCCAGAGATTCCAAGCTGGATGAGGTACCTCTCTGGGCTCCTACAGTCCCTAACCAGAGCACTACCAACAGTGCCCTGTAACTGTCTGGTTTTTTGCCTGGGTTGCCCACTAGGTAGACTGAGCTCTGAGAGGGCAGGGATCTAAGGATCAGTCGGCTTCAGCAGTGCCGACTTCCCTGGTGCCCAGAACcctgccaggcacacagtagggcTCAGTGGAGAGATGGCTTAAATACCCCTACTTCTTTCCTCACAGCCAAGTGCCACCAGGTGGAAGCCAAGAGCACAGGGCTGCCTGAAGTCCCCTCCTTACAGACTTGGTGGGTAAAATCTGCTGTAGGCTCAAGTCTCTTGGTCTTTAGCACTGCTGGCCTAGGGGATGCTTTTGAAAGGCTGGCCTACAGATTTGCATCCACAAAACCCTGGTCTAGTCCAGTAAGGCTGGGCTCTTGAGCATCTTGCCACACTTTGATCCTAGGGGTATTCATGGGAGTAGTCTTAATTTGTATTCATAATGGATTGTCCAAGGAGAAGCTGGAACAGAGGAGGGTGCTGACCATGGGTAAAGGGCAAGTGGGCCACAGGTTGGGCCTCTGGCCTGCCCGATCTCCTTGGGAAGCCAAGTTTTCCTGCTGTTGGGTGACTGCCACAGCCCAGCTCTCTGAAATAGGCTAGAGACCTGCGCAGCTCACACTATCGTTGATGAGTAAAAGGCCAAGTAGCCTGCCAAGGCACAACTCCAGCTGAGGACAGACCCTTTGGCCCATAGGCAGGCCTACTGGCTTAGGGGGCCAGGCTTCCTTTTCCtggcccagcctttttttttttttttttttttttttttttgagacggagtctcgctctctcacccaggctggagtgcagtggcgcgatctcggctcactgcaagctccgcctcccgggttcacgccattctcctgcctcagcctctccgagtagctgggactacaggcgcccgccaccacgcccggctaattttatgtatttttagtagagacggggtttcaccgtggtctcgatctcctgacctcgtgatccacccgcctcggcctcccagagtgctgggattacaagcgtgagccaccgcgcccggcctggcccaGCCTTAAGAATCTGCAAGCAGGCTGGTCAGAGGCTTGGGCTCAAGCAGGCACCACAGGGGCAGGGAGGGACACTGCCCCTCAAGCAGCTCAGCCAAGGAAAAGACCAAAAGCAGTAGGCACTGAGGCCAGTGAGCTGAGAAGCAGCAGCCTCTCTGGTAGCCACTCATGCTGTCCCCTCCCTCCTCGGGCCAACCTTTCTTCCTCACATACTTATATGGCCCTGGAGGTCCCTTAGCAGCCCAGAGTTCTCCCATCCAAGGGGATCTCTTGGACACTGAGGGAGACAGGGCTGGGACCAGGGAccagctctcctgcctccccaAAGGGAGTATGTCAGGCTCCCTAGGGAATGCAGGCCAGGGGTACATGAAGACCCCTAGCTCAGAGCCAGGTTAGGACAGAGTTGCTGGCCAGCCCCTGGCATCTAAACAGAGCTGGCAGCAGGGTGGCCAGCCAAGAGGGATGGAGGAGGAAATGGAAGGGCAGGCAGGTCTTGGTCCGACCAGCACACGGTACCCCTTTCCCATTGGGCCCACACTCACCAGCTCACAGTGTGGGGGAGCTGCCCCATGCTGCCTGAGGTCAGGGAGTAGAAGCCAGAGAGGTCAGGGGTCTGCAGAGGCCTGTGAACTGCGGAGGAGAGAGGCTGAATGAGTGGGCTAGCCTGACCCAGCAGGCCACATCAGCAATTACTGCGTCCTAGAGCCTCCTACAGGGGCCTTAAGATCCCACCAGTTTGCTAGAGGACCAGACATAAACTGGTTTATTCAGGAGGATCCCAGTGTGATAATAGTGCCCCTTTGACAGACAAGGGAACCCAGGGCAGAGGGCTGGGGTGACTTGCCTAAGACATTAGGGGGCCAGTAGGCAGAGCTGAAGTCACTCAGGCATGGAGGCATTGGGGCATCTCTGCTCGGGGGACTCCAGCCTGGCTTTCTGGGCAGGAGGCAGGCCCCTGGTCTAGGGGAGCCCAGCCTGGGGAGCCAAGGCTCCACCTGCCCCCCAGGGTTGAGTCAGCATGTTTCCCACAGCTGACAATGAGGCATTTCAGAATGACTTTGCCTGAGGCTGAGGTGAATCAGCCATCACAACCACCACTTTCCATTTTCTCACTGAGAGGAGGAAAGGCTACAGTTTTACAGTTCTCAGCAATGCGCCATACTGGCAGCGGGGTCACCCATGGGATTTAGGCTTCAACCTGAAGCCTTCACATTTTGACCTAGCACCCCCTTTTCCAGTTTTCTGATGCCCTCATACCCCCAGTCCatctttctggaattttcttgGGGCCCTTAGTTTGCACAGCCCCAGGTTCTCCAGTTATAAAATGGACCCAGCTACCTGGTCTCAGAAGCTGGGGTCTTGACCCTTAGGCTCTGGTTTCACTGGGCCCCTCCCCATCCCAGGCTTGTACCTTGCTTCTGGCTGATGTCCGCAGGTGCAGGGGTGGGATGTGGGCTGTTGAAATGTTCGTAGAGAGAGAGTTGGGGGACACCGTGGGGGGGCTGATTGGCCTTGTGCTGAAAAATGAGAAGGAGGGTGGGTGAGTGTGAGGAGTCCTGAGGGAGGAAGGCACTGGGATGAGGGTGTGCAGGAAGCCCAGCTGTCAAAGAAAAGTCGTGGTGGCCAAAACCACAGGCCTCAGCGAAGGGGGTACCACTCAAGTCACAGTGTCCAGTACCCCTGCCCACTAGCCCCCAAGACTTTGCCCAAGCAGTCCCACCCCCTAGAAAGCCTCTTGGTCTTTCTGGGCACTCAATTCCTGGAGGTGTGTCTCCGCTGTCCAGAAAACCCTTATTGGCCTCCTCATCTCAGGTTTGGCTTGTCTGGGGGGTTGCTTACAGCCTCCAGCCCCCTAAAGCAGGGCATGGCCTAAGGACCCAGGCCTACCCCAGCACACCCTGGAAGAAGCATAGCTATCTTTCCTCCTCTTCTAGCCCCCAATCTGGGGATTCTGAGTCTGACCATTTGTCTTAGCTCAGGCCTAACAGGACTTTCTGACACAGGGAAGGGCCCTCCTCAATCCCCTAACTCAGGGGAGATGGGGCCTGGCTTCCTCCAGGGCCATCCTTGCCCAGCCCCCATACTTCCTGTTTCCTCAGCACCGCAGGactcttacttttctttttttctctggttttttttttttttttttttttttgagacagagtcttactctgtggcccaggctggagtacagtggtgccatctcggctcactgcagcctctgcctcctgggagtttaagcgattctcctgcctcagcctccagagtagctgggattacaggcatctgccaccacacccggctaatttttatatttttagtagagatggggtttcgccatgttggccaggctggtctcaaactcctgacctcaagtgatccacctgcctcggcctcccagagtgctgggatgacaggcgtgagccaactgCCCCCAGCCAAGACTCTTAACACTAGTTGCATTGCTCTATCAAGAGATGATTCAGTCAGTAGGCTGGAAGAAGGGGCTCCCCAGGAAGACCTGGCTGCAGGGAGTCACTGCCAGGGCCAAGGCCCAGCTCTGTAGCATTCTCAGTGCACATCTGCATGGGTCAGGGCCCTGGAGACATCATCTGCAACCAAGGCTCAACTTCCCACTTTGAAAAGCCCGTCTGCAGGGATGCTGTTGGCTGGGAGCATGGATGAGTGATCTCTGACTCCTGGCACAGAGGAAACGGGACATCTTTGGAGCAAGTCAGTAATGAGGGGCTGTGGCCTGGGTTCCTCCCCCTCTGTGAGTGCAATTCCTGACTGGGTGAATTTAGCCAGACTCCTTAAGAGCTTCAGGCATCTCTCCTAGTAGTGAATAGGGTTCATGGCCCCTTTATTACCAGGCCTGGAGAAGGGTGGCTCATGGTGAGGAGGCCTGGCACAGTCCCTTGGCACTTGGTTATTGGAAGCCCAGGGCAAGCCTAGATGGAAGGCTGGGTATGAGCCCCACTGTAGCCAAGGCATGAAACTCCCAGCTGGGCACAGGCTCCCACACCTGCCAGCAACAAGCCCTGTTGCTGGCATCTTTCCTCACATTCCTGCCTCCGGGCTACAGCCTTCACCCTTCCCCTCAGGTCTTGGGGAAGGTGCTGACACTGCCACCTGTCAGGGCCCTGCTCATCCATCTGCCCACCGGGAGGAGCCTTGCATAACAGGGCTTCACAGGCTTCCTCCTTTCCTCAGGCAGACAGTGGCTGATGTCCCTATAGGTGGCTAGCAAGGAAGAGGACAGGCTGGGGCAGCTGTAGGGTGTGTGGACACATGTGCACTCCTTCAGGTATCTGGTACCTGCCACAGGCCAGGGACTGTGTCATGCACTTCGTAAACCCTGTCTCATTCCCATCAGGGTACAAACAGGCTGCCATTTCTCCCATCTCTAAATCCTCCCCCAGCTACCACCTCCTGTCTCACTACCTCAGCAGACCTGTCCCTGTTCACTGCCCCTAGTTCTCAGCCCTCATTCTCCTTTCAACCCAGCCAGACAGTCTCTTGCCCCATCCCTCCATCAGATGACTCTTGTCAAAGTCCCAGTGACTTCCACAATCCTGAACTCAATGGTCAATTCTCAGTCTTCATTTTACCCAACCTCTCTGCAGCATCAGACACAATTGGTTTCTCCCACTTCCTTGAAAGAGTTTCTTCACTTGGCTTGCAGAATGCCACACTGCCTGATATTCCTCCAGCTTCATGGGCCACTCCTTCCTGACCTTGTTTCTGGCTCCCATCTTCCTCTCATCTAGGTTTACAGCTTTAAACATCTTCATGTGATGACTCCACATTTATTCTCCAGCCCCACTTCTAGGAACTCTACTTTCCAAATGCTTACTCAGCTCTACTTGGTGGTCTGAAATGCCCCCTAAATTCAACATATCCAGATCGGAACCTCTAACTTCTTGACCCAAACGCTTCTCCCTGTCTTCTTCCTCAGTTAATGGTAACTCCATCCTTTCAGCTGCTCAGACTAAAGAtcttggagtcatccttgactccttTTTCTCTGACATTCCATATCCAATTTGTTAGCAAATCCTAAtgctctaccttcaaaatgtaTCTAGAATCCCACCACTTCTTCCTTGTCCCCCATCCAGTCCAAGCCTCCATCACTTTGCACCTGGATGACTGCAGCAGCCCCCTCCTTAGACCCGTGCTTCTCTCCTGCCCCTCCGCCAGTCCTCAATCCAGCAGCAACAGGAATCAGATCGTGTCACTTCTGCCTAAAGCTTCCAGTGGCTTCCCATGGTATCTCCTGACCTGGGGCCTACAAAGTTCtctgtgggctgggtgcagtagcttcatgcctgtaatcccagcactttgggaggctgagggaggactgctttaggtcaggagttcaagaccagcctgggcaacatagcaagaccttgtctctactaaaaataaaataaaaataactagctgggcatggtggtgcatgcctgtagccccagctactcagaaggttgagggaggaggatcattgGAGCCCTGGAgagcgaggctgcagtgagccgattgtgccactgcactccagcctgggtgacagagtgagatgctgtctcaaataaGTAAAGCTCTAGGTGATCTGGCCCCTGCTCcctctgtaaccccagcaccttctACTCTTCCTTGTTCACAATGTCTGGGGCTTCCCATGGGTGCTTTAGCCTCCAGCATCCTTCTTCATTTACTCCGGTGATAATGCTGAAAGTGTGCCATGATGTGAGGCAGGTTGGGAAGCCTGGCTCTAGGCTTGCTGACCTTTTCACTGACCTTTTACTGGAGGATCCTGGGCCAGTCTCATCCTTCTCTGGGGCTGCATTTTCTCcccttgtaaaatggagatgagaaTACCAGTCCTACTCACCTCATTGGTCGCAGATGCAAAAGTTCTGCTCTGTCCTAAAGTTCCAGGGAGAAGGAGCCAAGGGCCTGTTAAAAGTAGGAAGTTTCCTGGAAACCCCTGGGGTGTTTTTATCCTAACAGGTTCCTAGAATAGCACCAGCCAGCCAGACAACATCAGCCCTGACCAGGCCTCGTGACAGCTGAGGGCACAAAGACTGAGCCTCAGGGCCTACTCCTTCAGGAACATTGGATCCTGCCAGAAAGCATTCCACCATTCACCACCTAGGGCACAAATGCCTGGAGCATGGGGGGCTTTCGAGTCTAAGCTCCTGCTTCAGAGGAGGCCTTGCCATCCAGCCTTGGCTCTGGCTCTTTGACCCTTGGGATGGACCGAGCGCCTGGCTAGCAGAATAGCCAGGGAAGTCTAAGGAGCTGAGCCAGGGGTCCACAGTGCCAGCTCTTGGAAGACAAGTCTCAGAGTCTCTGCTCTGCCCAGAGTTGGGGCTCTGCTCCAAGGTAGTGAGAGCATGGCTCCATGGTGAGTTTCTCAGTAAACTACCCTTCCCCTGGGAGTAGGTGGTTTACCGAGAAACTACCCACAGGAGTTTTGGCCAGGAAGCCATGGAGAGCCCTCCTGCCAGGAGTGGGGAGGCCAGAGCTGACCCTCCTTGGCCatgctgggcctggcccaggtccAGCTTTGCCACTTGAGCCCCAGGTTGCAGCACAGCTCAGGCTGGTCCTAGGAAACCTCCAAAAGAATCCAGCCCAGTCTACAGCTGCTGGCCTGGTATACATGCATGTGATGGGCAGTGCTGTGGCGTGTTGCCTGGCAGGCTGTGGGCTCATTCTGTCTACCAGCCTTCCTTGGGAACTGGGAAAAAACGCACTAAACAGGAGGTCTGCTGTCAGACCACAGGAGAAGTGCTGgatgggcaggggtggggcagagAACTCACTGGCAGCTGGAGGTCCTGGGGTGGCCAGGGCTCCAGGGCAGAGCATCAAGGGCCTGGCCAGCCCCTCCCACATTCATGCAGGCTGCCTCTTAGCCTCAATCCCCAGCCCGCTTTGTGCCCAGTGGTAGGAGCCAGGGGAAACCGTCTAGCACAGGGCCTAGCACCCATGTCCCCCTCGCCCAGTGGAATGTCCCACTCCAGGGCCTCAGCACAAGGCTGTCTCAGGGACAGGCTGCCTAGACAACAGGATGGGGTCACCTGGGGCCTGACATGTATATGGGAAGCCCGGTGACCGGAGCCCCCCTCCCCTGCTCTCCCTGATGgtgactgtgcccagccctcaacGGAAAAAGGCAGGCCTAGGGTGACTGTCCCCACTAGGCCCTGAGCATTTCAGTGGCACACCTTCATCTCTCTTGCCCTCACCCTCTGAGGGCAGAGTACCAAACCTAGAGCTGGATGCACAGTAAATGGTCAAAGTATGTTGGGATGTTTAAATGCATTGATGCCTCACCAGTGCCTGTCCAGCCTTCTACTGGATGCCTGGTGACAGGGCTCACTCCCAGCAAAAGTGGTCCTTCCTGCCACTGCATTGCTCTTACTGCTCAAAGACTTCCTCAGGCCACTCTAGTCCACTGTCCCACAGGGGCTCCTCGCCCTTCTGGACTATTTCCTTAGCCCATGGCTAGGAATTCCTCATGCGGGCGCTCCAGCGTGCCTTCTTGTTTACCAGACCGGAGCCCAGAAGAGAGccaggcagggccaggcaggAGGAGGTGGAAATGGAGACTCCTGAGGTAGTTCTCCTCTGTTCTGAAGTCAAGCTTGGGCCTGGCTTAGCATCCCCCTTCACCACCACCCCCCAACACCCCCCCACCAACTTCCTGCAGGCTCAGGTGAAAAATAAACACAGTCGGCATTTTCCCTGCAGACCGCAGCGGTCTGCTCGCAGGCTGTGTGCACGCTGACAGCCCTTGCCACCGCCAGCAGAGAAACTCCCTCGCCTCTGACGGTTGACTCTGAAAACCCCCAAATGCTTGAGCCCCACAACACTTTCCCAGCGAAGAAAGTTGCTGTTTCCTCTGGCCTCAAGCCTGTGGGGGTAGGGGATAGGTGAGGCCTGTTCAGGCCCTCCCAAGTACGCCTCCCAGTGGCAGGGGACTGTGCCAGCAGAAACAGCCCCCCAAGAGATCAGGATGCTCAGCTGGTCGCTATTGGTACCATTCGATCAGGGTGTATTTATGAGCTCCTATCATGTGCCAGGCAAAAAAATGCTTCAGGCCTAGAGAAAAGCATGTGCTAATGTGAGCGGAGTGTTTCCCATGTGTGAGGCAGAGTTCTGAGCACCGTGCAGAGTTGAACTCAGATACTCCTAACACAGACCTATGATATTAGGTACAACTACTATGCCCACCTgacagatggggaagctgaggcacaaggtcacacagctagtaagtggcagagctggaatgaCACCCACGACACTGCAAAGGGCCTATGGTTATTGTGCACAGGACACTGTCCCAGTTCTAAACAGTCTCTCCCTTTCCCAGCCTGGCTGGTCAGGGTGACCTGAACCAGTGCTTCCCTAACCTGAAAAATGCTTCAAG comes from Symphalangus syndactylus isolate Jambi chromosome 11, NHGRI_mSymSyn1-v2.1_pri, whole genome shotgun sequence and encodes:
- the TCF7 gene encoding transcription factor 7 isoform X5; the protein is MPQLDSGGGGAGGGDDLGAPDELLAFQDEGEEQDDKSRDSAAGPERDLAELKSSLVNESEGAAGGAGIPGVPGAGAGARGEAEVGAEALGREHAAQRLFPDKLPEPLEDGLKAPECTSGMYKETVYSAFNLLMHYPPASGAGQHPQPQPPLHKANQPPHGVPQLSLYEHFNSPHPTPAPADISQKQVHRPLQTPDLSGFYSLTSGSMGQLPHTVSWPSPPLYPLSPSCGYRQHFPAPTAAPGAPYPRFTHPSLMLGSGVPGHPAAIPHSAIVPPSGKQELQPFDRNLKTQAESKAEKEAKKPTIKKPLNAFMLYMKEMRAKVIAECTLKESAAINQILGRRWHALSREEQAKYYELARKERQLHMQLYPGWSARDNYGKKKRRSREKHQESTTADPGSPKKCRARFGLNQQTDWCGPCR
- the TCF7 gene encoding transcription factor 7 isoform X1; the protein is MPQLDSGGGGAGGGDDLGAPDELLAFQDEGEEQDDKSRDSAAGPERDLAELKSSLVNESEGAAGGAGIPGVPGAGAGARGEAEVGAEALGREHAAQRLFPDKLPEPLEDGLKAPECTSGMYKETVYSAFNLLMHYPPASGAGQHPQPQPPLHKANQPPHGVPQLSLYEHFNSPHPTPAPADISQKQVHRPLQTPDLSGFYSLTSGSMGQLPHTVSWPSPPLYPLSPSCGYRQHFPAPTAAPGAPYPRFTHPSLMLGSGVPGHPAAIPHSAIVPPSGKQELQPFDRNLKTQAESKAEKEAKKPTIKKPLNAFMLYMKEMRAKVIAECTLKESAAINQILGRRWHALSREEQAKYYELARKERQLHMQLYPGWSARDNYGKKKRRSREKHQESTTADPGSPKKCRARFGLNQQTDWCGPCRRKKKCIRYLPREGRCPSPVPSDDGALGCPGSPAPQDSPSYRLLPRFPTELLTSPVKPAPTSPGLSTALSLPAPGPRQAPRSTLQSTQVQQQESQRQAA
- the TCF7 gene encoding transcription factor 7 isoform X2 → MPQLDSGGGGAGGGDDLGAPDELLAFQDEGEEQDDKSRDSAAGPERDLAELKSSLVNESEGAAGGAGIPGVPGAGAGARGEAEVGAEALGREHAAQRLFPDKLPEPLEDGLKAPECTSGMYKETVYSAFNLLMHYPPASGAGQHPQPQPPLHKANQPPHGVPQLSLYEHFNSPHPTPAPADISQKQVHRPLQTPDLSGFYSLTSGSMGQLPHTVSWPSPPLYPLSPSCGYRQHFPAPTAAPGAPYPRFTHPSLMLGSGVPGHPAAIPHSAIVPPSGKQELQPFDRNLKTQAESKAEKEAKKPTIKKPLNAFMLYMKEMRAKVIAECTLKESAAINQILGRRWHALSREEQAKYYELARKERQLHMQLYPGWSARDNYGKKKRRSREKHQESTTDPGSPKKCRARFGLNQQTDWCGPCRRKKKCIRYLPREGRCPSPVPSDDGALGCPGSPAPQDSPSYRLLPRFPTELLTSPVKPAPTSPGLSTALSLPAPGPRQAPRSTLQSTQVQQQESQRQAA
- the TCF7 gene encoding transcription factor 7 isoform X6, whose protein sequence is MPQLDSGGGGAGGGDDLGAPDELLAFQDEGEEQDDKSRDSAAGPERDLAELKSSLVNESEGAAGGAGIPGVPGAGAGARGEAEVGAEALGREHAAQRLFPDKLPEPLEDGLKAPECTSGMYKETVYSAFNLLMHYPPASGAGQHPQPQPPLHKANQPPHGVPQLSLYEHFNSPHPTPAPADISQKQVHRPLQTPDLSGFYSLTSGSMGQLPHTVSWPSPPLYPLSPSCGYRQHFPAPTAAPGAPYPRFTHPSLMLGSGVPGHPAAIPHSAIVPPSGKQELQPFDRNLKTQAESKAEKEAKKPTIKKPLNAFMLYMKEMRAKVIAECTLKESAAINQILGRRWHALSREEQAKYYELARKERQLHMQLYPGWSARDNYGKKKRRSREKHQESTTDPGSPKKCRARFGLNQQTDWCGPCR